Part of the Labrenzia sp. PHM005 genome is shown below.
CGAGCGCGGCTCTTACATCCTTAATTCCAAAGATCTGTGCATCATGCCGAAGCTGAACGACTATCTGCAAATCGGTGTTGACAGTCTGAAGGTCGAGGGGCGGGGAAAATCAGAATACTACTGCGCCATCGTGGCAAGAGCCTACCGCATGGCCATCGACGACTATTATGCCGATCCGGAGAATTGGGATCCAAAACCATACATGCGCGAGCTGGAGGCCGTTGGAAACCGGGGTTATACGCTGGCGTTCCACGAAGGCCGGCTGACCAATTACGCCCACGATTATGAGCACACAGCCTCGCTCGCCCAGTGGGAATATGCCGGTGTTGTCACCGAAGTGACCGAAGACGCCTTCCTGGTTGAGGTGAAAAACAAGCTGGTGGCCGGTGAGGTTCTGGAATTTGTTTCGCCGATTTCCCGCGAAACGGTGCTGCTGCGCGTTTATGATTTTGAAAAGGCAGCCAATGGCGAACGTGTGCCGGAAGTTCATGGCAGCAACCGGACGGTGATTCGGCTGCCGTTCGCGTTGTTTGATCACGAGAACCTGGACGGTCTCAAGGCCCGCTTCCCGGCCTTTACAGTCTTGCGCAAAGAGCGGGCGCTGACGGACGAGCAGTGGAACCGGGTGCGGTTCGACAAACTGGTGCAAGGGCTGGAGGTCACCGGTAAGGACAATCCAAAAGCCTATGAACGTCGCCGCGATGCCTTGGTTGAGAGCATCGGGGAAGGGGCAGACGAGCGCCGGTTCAAAACCAACCGGATCGGCACCGAAGGCTGCTGCGGCAAGGGCTGCAATGGCTGCCTGATGTTCTGGCAGGACCCGCAATATGAACGGGCCCGCGACGTTCTCCTAAAACGCAAACAGGGCGAACAGCTCACGCGTGCTGAGGCCAGTGAATTGAAGCAGGCGGGATGAGCCGGGCTGCATTATCTTCCTGCAGTCGTTGAGAACTGAGGCTCTATCCGCCCCTTTTTCAGTCCGCTAATCGCCAGCGGAAAACACCTATCGTGTACCTTGTGACTTGCAATTAGTTACATATGTAACTAATTTGATCTAAATCAAGGCAGCTGATTGGTGGCTGTATATAGTTACAAACGTAACTAATAAGGAGGATTGGGTTGATGAAAATTGAGCAGATGCATCACGTTGCCTACCGGTGCAAAGACGCCAAGGAAACCGTCGAATGGTACGGCAAGATGCTGAACATGGATTTCATCCTGGCAATTGCCGAGGACCATGTGCCGTCCACTCATGAGCCTGATCCTTACATGCACATCTTCCTGGATGCCGGGAACAACAATGTTCTCGCCTTCTTTGAATTGCCGACAAAGCCAGAAATGGGTTTTGACCCGAACACGCCGCGCTGGGTCCAGCACATCGCATTCAAGGTCAAGGACCGGGACGAGCTGATTGGCTTTAAAGACCATCTGGAAGCAAACGGGGTTGAAGTTCTGGGCGTGACCGATCACTCAATCTTCCACTCCATCTATTTCTTCGACCCGAACGGCCACCGCGTAGAACTTGCCTGCCCGGATCCGGACGAAGAGGCGCTTTTGGCCAAGCTGGATGATGTGAAATGGCAAATGCTGGAAGAGTGGTCGAAGACCAAAAAAGCGCCGAAACACGCTGAATGGCTGCACGCAAAAGAGCTGTCCGATGTGTGAGAAAACCGAATGCGACCGCTGCGGCAAATGCGGGGCATTTGACACGATTTCAGCGGGATTGGGAGGAGAGCCCGATGTTTCAAACCTATCAGTATCCGGAATTCGACTACCAGCAATCGGAAGAGCAACGCGCAGGCACGGTCAAACGCCATCCGATGGTGGTGATCGGGGCCGGGCCCATAGGCTTGACGGCCGCGCTTGATTTTGCCCAGCGGGGCATTCCAACGATTGTCCTGGACGACAACAACACGGTTTCCATTGGCTCGCGCGCCGTCTGTTATGCCAAACGCCCACTGGAAATCTGGGACCGGCTCGGCTGCGGTGATCGCATGGTCGACAAAGGCATCAAGTGGAAGATCGGCAAGGTGTTCTTCCGCGATGATCTGACCTACACCTTCGACCTGTTGCCCGAAGACGGGCATAAAAATCCGGCCTTTATCAACCTCCAGCAGTATTATCTGGAGGAATATATGGTCGAGGAATGCGCCAAGTCGAACCTCATTGATCTGCGCTGGAAGCACAAGCTGATCAACCTGACGCAGCTCGATGACGGCGTGTCGCTGACCATCGAGACCCCCGATGGTGTTTTCACCATGGAAGCCGATTGGGTTCTGGCCTGTGATGGCGCCAATTCCGACACCCGCAAGATGGTAGGTGCCGGATTCTCCGGGCAATTTTTCCAGGACCGGTTCCTGATTGCCGATATCATCATGAAGGCCGATTTTCCGACCGAACGCTGGTTCTGGTTCGATCCGCCGTTCCACCGGGGGCAATCGGCTCTGTTGCACAAGCAGTGCGATGACGTCTGGCGGCTCGATTTCCAGCTGGGCTGGGAGTCTGACCCGGAAGAAGAAAAGAAACCGGAAAACATCATTCCGCGGGTCAAGGCGATGCTTGGTGAAGACACCGAATTTGAGCTGGAGTGGGCCTCGGTCTACCAGTTCGCCTGCCGCCGGATCGACCAATTCCGCTATGGCCGGGTTTTGTTTGCTGGCGATGCGGCCCATCA
Proteins encoded:
- a CDS encoding U32 family peptidase; translated protein: MTEKRSELLMPAGNLRKLKMAILYGADAVYLGTPDMSLRTKSEFSLEDVVEGVEFCHKHGRRAYLTLNLFSHNKDIPKLDEYIETVRKVKPDGLIVADPGVFAYVRDKAPDLPLHVSTQSNICSWLSVKFWQDQGAELCVLAREVSFAELTEIREKCPDIKLEAFVHGAMCMTYSGRCLLSNFMAERGANQGNCANSCRWNYKLHVRLKDGTVEELNITEDNAHLFEFLLEEGCRPGQLMPIEEDERGSYILNSKDLCIMPKLNDYLQIGVDSLKVEGRGKSEYYCAIVARAYRMAIDDYYADPENWDPKPYMRELEAVGNRGYTLAFHEGRLTNYAHDYEHTASLAQWEYAGVVTEVTEDAFLVEVKNKLVAGEVLEFVSPISRETVLLRVYDFEKAANGERVPEVHGSNRTVIRLPFALFDHENLDGLKARFPAFTVLRKERALTDEQWNRVRFDKLVQGLEVTGKDNPKAYERRRDALVESIGEGADERRFKTNRIGTEGCCGKGCNGCLMFWQDPQYERARDVLLKRKQGEQLTRAEASELKQAG
- a CDS encoding VOC family protein, which translates into the protein MKIEQMHHVAYRCKDAKETVEWYGKMLNMDFILAIAEDHVPSTHEPDPYMHIFLDAGNNNVLAFFELPTKPEMGFDPNTPRWVQHIAFKVKDRDELIGFKDHLEANGVEVLGVTDHSIFHSIYFFDPNGHRVELACPDPDEEALLAKLDDVKWQMLEEWSKTKKAPKHAEWLHAKELSDV
- a CDS encoding FAD-dependent oxidoreductase; this translates as MFQTYQYPEFDYQQSEEQRAGTVKRHPMVVIGAGPIGLTAALDFAQRGIPTIVLDDNNTVSIGSRAVCYAKRPLEIWDRLGCGDRMVDKGIKWKIGKVFFRDDLTYTFDLLPEDGHKNPAFINLQQYYLEEYMVEECAKSNLIDLRWKHKLINLTQLDDGVSLTIETPDGVFTMEADWVLACDGANSDTRKMVGAGFSGQFFQDRFLIADIIMKADFPTERWFWFDPPFHRGQSALLHKQCDDVWRLDFQLGWESDPEEEKKPENIIPRVKAMLGEDTEFELEWASVYQFACRRIDQFRYGRVLFAGDAAHQVSPFGARGANTGVQDIDNLAWKLKLVMDGDAPESLIDSYHEERAFAADDNLLNSTRSTDFITPKSEASRRFRDAVLDLSEVTDFAKPLVNSGRLSAPTPYVESSLNTADESSFSGSMTPGTCCLDAPVKVGGDDAWFLNQIGDGFTLLVFGDEEAETVAVGNVKANVLRVGSDVEDPEGKLAERYNAAPGTVYLIRPDQHVAARWRYFNDNKVASALKTAIGGA